In Brachybacterium saurashtrense, the genomic stretch ATGAGAGGGAGCATGTCAGGGTTCAGAGAGCGCACTCCGCCCGGGGAGTACGGGCCGTCCATGTGGAAGCCGATGCCGCCGGCCGCCCAGCGCCCTCGGGCGTCGGGGATCTGGAACCCGGCGCTGCCAGGCAGCAGGAAGCCCTTGTCGCTGATCTCCTTGTACAGCTCGATGGCTGTCACGTAGGCGTCGTGGTGGTATTCGTACTCGCCGGTGTCGTAACGCATTCCCTGATATCCGGGGAATCCACCGGACTGGGCGAGGTCGTCGATCTGCTCGCGCATGCGGCCGGGCGCTCCGAGCGCCATCGTCATCGGGGCGAACTCGCCGTGGTCCGCGATCGCCTGCAGGGCGCCGAGGAACTCGTCGTAGCTGGTGGGCGGCTCGAACCCGACTGTCTCGGCGATCTCCGTGTTGTACCAGGCCAAGCCCACATACTGCTTGTCGCTGAACGCAGGCAGTCCGTAGATGGCCCCGTCGAGCTGGGTCAGACCCTCCACGAAGGCACCCTCGGGAAGCCGCTCCTTCGCCTCGTCGGAGACCGTGATCTCGTGGACCCAGCCCGCTTCCACCAGCGCCGGCAGCGGCAGGCCCACCAGCGCGGTGTACACGTCGGGCAGCTGCCCGGCCTGGTTCGCCAGCTGCAGCGCTTCGGTCGCAGCGCCCGGCTCGTTGTAGCTGTGCTCGATCGTCGCACCGATCTGCGCTCCGATGTCCTCCGCCCACCGGGTATGGAGGTCCTGCAGGCCGCCGAAATGATCCCACCAGCGCAGTGCGCCCGGAGCGCCGCTGCCTCCCGCGGCAGGGGGAGCGCTGGTGCCGCCGCATGCGGCCGCGACGGAGGCGAGACCGGCGGCGCCGAGTCCGGCCAGAGCACTGCGCCGGGTCAACGGCGGAGCGGCGGAGTGGGAACGGGTCGAGTGGTACATGGGAACTCCTCATCGAGAACGTGGTGCACAGGACGGACGGGACCAGCGGGAGGGATTCGTCGGCTCAGGACTTCACGGAGCCTGCGATGCCCTCCACGAAGTAGCGCTGCATGAAGGCGAACAGCGCCACGATCGGGATCAGGGAGATGACGCCGGCGGCGGCCATACCGGGCCAGTCGGTGGAGTTCTCCCCGACGAAGGCCTGCATGCCGACGCTGACTGTGCGCAGGGCGGGGTTGCTGAACGAGAACACGAGCGGCAGGAAGAAGGCATTCCAGGTGAACAGGAAGGTCAACACCGCCACTGTGGCGGTGACCGGCATCGACAGCGGCAGCATCACCTGGGTGAAGGTGCGCAGGAATCCGGCGCCGTCCACCACGGCGGCCTCCTCGAGCTCGGCGGGCAGGCCGCGGAAGTACCCGGCGTAGATGAGGATCGCGGCGACGTTGGCTCCGCCGGCGAGGGCGAGGATCATCCCGGAGAGCTGGTCGAGCAGGCCCAGTTCCATCGAGAGCTTCACGATCGGGATGATGGTGTAGCCGGTGGGGACGAACAGCGTCGCCACCAGGATCCCGAGGATGATCCTGGAGCCGGGGAAGCGGTAGCGGCCCAACACGTAGCCCGCCAGAGCGCAGCGCACCACCACGATCGCCACGGTGCCCACGGTCACGACCGCCGTGTTCAGCAGGTACCGCTGGAAGTTCCCGTCGGTCCAGGCGCGGGCGTAGTTCTCCCAGCGCATCTGCTCGGGAAGCAGCCCCAGGCCGCCGGCGAAGATCTCGGCGGGGGACTTGAAGGATGCCGAGAGCATCCACAGGAACGGGTAGATCCACAGAAGGGCGATCAGACCGAGGGCCGCGACCACAGCCCACCAGGGAAGGCGGCGGCGCCACTGTGTCCGGCGGGCTGTCGCGCTCGCCGTCGGCGCGGGGATGGAAGGGCGTGTCGAGGTGGTCATGCGCGCACTCCTGAGCGTCGGGCGATCACCGTGACCCACAGCTGGATGCCGACCACCACGAGCACCAGCAGCCCGAAGAGGACCGCCGCCGCGGAGGCGAAGCCCAGCTGGGGGATGGTGGCCGCGAAGGCGTACCGGTAGATGTAGATCTCGATGATCTCGGTGCTGAAGAAGGGGCCGCCCGCGGTCATGGTCTGCATGAGGTCGAAGGCGTGGAAGCAGTCCTCGACCGTGAGCACGGTGATGATCAACAGGAACGGGATCAGCAGCGGCAACGTGATGTGGCGGAAGGTCTGCACGGCGCCCGCGCCGTCGATGCGCGCAGCCTCGTAGAGGTCCCGGGGAACCGTCTGCAGTGCGGCGAGCCAGTAGATCAGGGTGATCCCGAAGAACTTCCACACGTACACCAGTGCCGCGGTGGCCAGCGCTGTGCTCGAGGAGCCGAGCAGGTCGATGCTCCCCAGCCCGAGCAGCTGGGCGAGGACGGACAGCGGCCCGCTCGCCGGGTCCAGCACGAATCGCATCACGACGCCCACGATCGCGGTGGTGGTCACCACGGGCAGGAAGTACATGGTGCGGAAGAAGGCGGAGAACGGCAGCTTGGGGGAGTTCAACAGGATCGCCAGGAAGAACGCGCCGAACACGCGCAGGGGCGCCACGATCAGCATGAACACCAGGGTGATCCGCACTGCGGACCAGAACATCGGGTCCGCGAGCACGGCCCGGTAGTTCTCGATCCCCACGAACCTCTGATCCGCGGTGAAGCCGTTCCACTCCACCAGCGAGTACCAGTAGCTCGCGATCATCGGGTACAGGGTGTACATCCCGTACAGCACGAACGTGGGCAGCAGGAACGCGTAGATCCACAGGTTGCGTCGGCGCAGTCGCGCCGTCCGTCCGGGGCGACGCGCGGCTCCCTCGGCCGGGCGGGGGTGAGCGGGCGGGTCGACCGACGGGCGGGTGAGCACGGGTGATCCGGTCATCGGGGGCCTCCTTCCGGGGCGTTGTCGAGAGCGGGGCAGGGCTGAGCCGATCGGTCAGCGGATCTGGCTGATCGAGAACGTGGAAGGGTCGTTGCCGATGCGGTGGCCCGCGTCCAGCGCGTCGATCCGGCGCATCTGCTCTGTGGTCAGCGAGAACCCGTTGACGTCGAGGTTCTCGACCAGCCGGACACGGGAGGTGGTCTTGGGGATCACCACGTAGCCGTGCTGCACGTGCCAGCGGAGCACCACCTGGGCGGGAGTGACATGGTGCTCCTCCGCGATCCGGGTGATCTCCGGCAGCGTGAGGTCCGCCCCTTGGCCCAGTGGCGAGTAGCTCTCCACCGCGATGCCCAGCTCTGCCTGCAGGGCGGCCAGGTCACCGCGCGCGTGGGTGGGGTGCAGTTCGATCTGGTTCACTGCCGGCAGCACGTCGGCGGTGCGCGCCAGCTCCTGCAGATGCTCGGGAAGGAAGTTCGAGACGCCGACGGCGCGGGCCGTCCCCTCCGCATGAAGCTGTTCGAAGGCTCGCCAGGTCTCCGGCCACAACCCGGCCTCGGGGTTCGGCCAGTGGATGAGGAAGAGATCGAGGCGGTCCAGTCCCAGCCGCGCGAGCGAGTCGGAACAGGCCCGCAGCGCCGCGTCGTATCCCTGTTCCCCGTTGCGGAGTTTGGTGGTCACGACCACCTCGTCGCGGGGGAGGCCGACAGCACGCAGGGCCGCTCCGACGCCGGACTCGTTGTTGTAGGCGGCGGCAGTGTCGATATGTCGATAGCCCACCTCGAGCGCCTCCTCGACGACTCGCTGGACCTGCTCCGGGGGGATCTGGAAGACACCCAGGCCGAGCTGCGGGATGTCCATGTCCGGGGCGATGGTGATGGTGGTGCGCAGCGGGGCGGAGGGCGTGATGGTCATCGCAGCGCCTCCAGCTGAAGCAGCGACACCGACGGCAACGGCAGTTCGACGGCGAGGGTGAGCGTTCCATCGGTGCCGACCTCCACCTCGCGCGGGGCCTCCAACTCCTCGAGACCCTCCCGGGAGTGAATCTGTGCGAGCTGCTCCGGTGAGGGGACCTGCGGGGCGCCCAGCTCCTGCCACACCGTGTGACTGTTGGAGTGCCGCTCATCGATCCGATGGTGAGTGAGCCGGTGGATGCCGGGGTCGAGCCCGTGGACACGCAGCGTGACCGAGGTGGGCGCATCGTCCGTCCGGTACTGGTCGTCGGTGTGCCGCCACAGAGCCGCGGAGATCCGGCCGTCCTGATGGCGCGAGGCGAGCACGTCGACCTCCTCGGGCATCGCCCGACCCGCCGCCTCGTCCAGCCGCTCCACTCCGTGGGAGGCGTCGCAGGTGGCCGCCAGACGGCTTACACCGAGGTGGGACAGCAGGCGATAGGCGTTCAGCAGAGGTTTCTCGATCCGATCCGCGGTGAGGAACGCGCGGGTGCCCTCGAAGAACCGTTCGCCCTCGAAGTAGAAGCTCCATGACATCGCCTGCTGGATGTTCGCGCCTTCGCTGTCGCTGAGGTCCAGCAGCTTCTTCATCAGCTTCACCTGGAACACCGGGTAGTACTCGGTGTTCTGGAAGCGGAAGTTCGCGTTGTCGTAGAAGGAGAAGTGGGCGGGGACCCCGGCATCGCACTCGTCGACGATCGCGGGCAGCGTGCGGTACTGCGGGAACTGCGCCATCACCCGCAGCATGGAGCGCACCTCGTAGAGCATCTTGTGCGCCGAGGGGCTCTGCTGTTCGGGGGCGTCGCCGCCGGTCGGGCCGTACACCCGCCACGGGGTGAAGCTGGAGCCCTTGGTGTGGAACGAGACGAAGTCCAGGGGCAGGTCGTGCTGGTCGGTGTAGGAGAGGAAACCGTGGAGGAACTCGGTGCCGCCGCCGGTGACTGCAGGCCCGCCCACCTTGGCGCTCGGCAGCACGCTGCGGACGCCCTCGACCGTGGCCCGGTACAGCTCATGGAACTGCTCCGGGGTGCCGCGCCAGTAGAAGATGTCCGGCTCGTTCCACAGCTCCCACAGCCAGGTGTCGACCTCCTCGGTGCCGTATCGCTCCACGCAGTGGGCGGCCAGCGCCGCGATCAGATCCCGCCAGCGGGCGTAGTCACGCGGCGGATAGGACCACTGCCCGGCCTCGTAGGCGGAGTAGACGGTGGGGCTGGGGGTGACGGTGAGTTCCTGAGCTTCGGGCGGGAGCAGGTCGCGCGGGGTGAATCCGATCTCGACCAGCACGTGGTGGCCGGCCTCGACGATCGCGTCGTAGGTCTGATCCAGGATCGTGAAGTCGTAGTGGGGGTTGCCCTCGGAGTCCTCGTGGTAGACGTTGCCGTTGCCCCAGTGGGGGATCCCGAAGCCGGAGCCCGAGCACAGCGCGTAGTGAGGACGGATGTGATACCCGGTGGTGGTCAGGCCGCCGAAGGTGTTCAGCAGATGGCGTCCGGTGGGCGTATAGGTCCAGTTGATCTCGTCGTAGCCGACGCTCTCCCACAGACGGGTGAGCGGGCCGACCTCGCGGTGCGCGTCGATGTCGATCGTGGCGACCTCGACGTGCGGGGCGCCGGGGTCGCTCGGGGCATTGGGCGGGAAGGCGCGGGCGCTGGTGAGGTTCGCATGGGTGGGCTGGGCGGTCGTGGACACGCGGGTCACTGCCTTTCGAGGGGCTCGCGGCGGCTGCCGGGCGTGGACTGCGCCGGACGTCGGTGCCGGGCGCAGGGGAGCTCGTGCAGGAGGTGGGGCTGTGGTGCCAGTGCGGCGCCTCCGACGCGACGGGGATCTGCTCGGTGCGACGGTCGGCGCTGCGAGGGTCCGGCTGCTGTGCCGGTCCCGGTGGAGGCGTGGGGTGTGCCTCGCGTTCGCAGGAAGCCTACGAACCTCGTGTGCAGATTGTCAACAATCTACGAGAACGATCTCGTGGTGAGATGAAAAGCGGTGTCACCGAGGAGGCACAACCCTGACCATGCAGGTCAGAGACCGGTCTTCCCTTCGGGGCCGGGCCCGGAGAGCGGAGGGGTCTCCGCCGGGTCGTGCGCGAGGTCGCGCATCTTCCGGAGCTGGCGCAGGGTCCAGCCGATGTGCTTCTCGATGGAGCCGACCGCTGCGACGGGGTCCCCGGTGGCCAGCACGTCCCGCATCTCCTGGTGTTCGACGTGGAGTTTCGTGCGGAAGTCGGCGCGGTCGGTGCGGGCGTTGAGGAACATCGACACCTGGCTGCGCAGCGTGGTCCAGGTGCGCTGGAGTCGTGCATGGTCGGCGGCCGCGTACACCAGGTCGTGGAACTCGAGGTCCAGGCTCACATGCTCGTTGTCATGTGCATCCGCGGGAACCCGGGCCATTCGCCCGATCACGTCGTCCATGGCATCGAGCGCCGACGGCGAGATCCGTTCGGCGCACCGCTCCATCGCCAAGCGTTCGATCGCCAGTCGCATGGAGTAGATCTCCTCGATGTCCGCGTCGTCGAGGGTGATTACACGGGCCCCGCGGTGTCGCTGCGACTCGACCAGGCCCTCCCGCACAAGCTCCGAGATCGCCTCTCGCACCGGTCCGCGGCTCACTGCCATCGAGTCCGCGAGCTCGACCTCTTTCAGGCGTTCGCCCGGGGCGAGCACCCCGGAGGTGATCATCTCGCGCAGGCGATCCGCGATCACTGTCGACAGAGCAGGAGGGGTCTCCACGCCGGTCAGGAGCTTGGACGTCGCCATCGAGGCATCCTCCTGCGGGTGGTGAAGGGTGGGGTGGGTGCGCGGCGGGTCAGTGCACTGCGGGTGAGTGTAGTAGGGCGTGCAGGCGGTGGGGTGGGCGCGTCACAGCGCGCCCGTGGTCAGCCGATGTGCTCGTGTAGAGGGGGGGCTCTCAGCTAAGGTAAGCCTATGCTAAGTTGCTCGGCGGCGCGCGGGCAGTGCACCGGCGCCGCCGATGAGTCGTCCTGTCGACGGCACCCCGCCGTCGACGTCCACCCTTCAGAGAGGCCTTCCGCGCATGCGCCACACCCCCGCCCGCCGCAGTCTGCTGCTCGCCGCCCTCGCTCTCCCGCCCGCGCTGACGCTCGGTGCCTGCTCCTCGACCTCCTCCGGCGCGGACGAGCAGGCGGGCGCGGCGGGCGAGGACGCCGCCACCCGCAGCGTCGACCACGCGCGGGGCACGGCGGAGGTGCCGCAGTCCCCGCAGCGCGTGGTGGTGCTGGAGCCGGTCGAGCTGGACACCGCGGTCGCGCTGGGCACGATCCCCGTCGGCGCCGCGGTGGCCAGCAACGTCGCGGGGGTCCCCACCTACCTCGGGGTCGACGGCGTCGAGCCCGTGGGCACCGTGCCCGAGCCCGATCTCGAGGCCATCGCCGCGCTCGCGCCGGACCTGATCCTGGGGACCGATTCCCGCCACTCCGACCTCTTCGCGCAGCTCGAGGCGATCGCCCCGACCGTCTTCATGCAGACCCAGGCCGATCCGTGGCAGGAGAACGTGCTGCTGATCGGCGAGGCGCTCGGTGCGAAGGACGCCGCCCAGGAGCTGCTCGACGAGTTCGACCAGCGCTGCGCGGAGATCGGGGAGAGGTTCGACGTCTCCGGCCGCACCGCGAACATGATCCGCCCGCGGGACGAGACGACGCTGAGCCTGTACGGCCCGACCTCCTTCGCCGGCGGCGCCCTGGAGGCCGTGGGGCTGACGGTCCCCGAGCAGGACTGGGCGGACGGCCTGCAGGCCGATCTCTCCCCGGAGAACATCCTCGAGGCGCGCGCGGACTACGTGTTCGTCACCACCGTGGACGTGGACGACGAGTCCACCATCCCGCCGGCGATCAGCGACAACCGCGACGCGTTCCCCTCCGTGACGCTGGTGGACACCAGCTACTGGGTCTCCGGGGTCGGGCCGAAGGGCGGCGCGCTGGTCCTGGACGACATCGAGCAGTTCCTCGACGCCCAGCAGTGACCACGGCCCACGCCGCCCGCCCCGAGGCGGGGACCGCACCGGGCGCCGGGCGGACCGTGCTCGGCCTGATCGTGCTGGCCGGGCTGCTGGCCCTCGCGGCGGCGGTCTCGTTGATGGTCGGTTCCAACCCGCTCCCTCCCGGCACGGTGCTCGAGGTGCTGCGCGGAGGCGGCTCCCCGGAGGCGCGCTACGTGGTGGCCGAGCTGCGGGTGCCGCGGAC encodes the following:
- a CDS encoding ABC transporter substrate-binding protein, whose translation is MYHSTRSHSAAPPLTRRSALAGLGAAGLASVAAACGGTSAPPAAGGSGAPGALRWWDHFGGLQDLHTRWAEDIGAQIGATIEHSYNEPGAATEALQLANQAGQLPDVYTALVGLPLPALVEAGWVHEITVSDEAKERLPEGAFVEGLTQLDGAIYGLPAFSDKQYVGLAWYNTEIAETVGFEPPTSYDEFLGALQAIADHGEFAPMTMALGAPGRMREQIDDLAQSGGFPGYQGMRYDTGEYEYHHDAYVTAIELYKEISDKGFLLPGSAGFQIPDARGRWAAGGIGFHMDGPYSPGGVRSLNPDMLPLMGLAGMPTPEGEPVVAARGARGADWVMAGSTQMAEQASQLIESFTQEDYQRELAAGMDQPPILLDVVAGADVIEPYVQMVEDFSAQVFRAPQAIVRNVEVAAVEARRTPVTPELGDVIQGYLGGEIADLRQALVDLSDAHSTALDTAIEAAAAEGASVDRSDWEFSDWAAGQDYTY
- a CDS encoding carbohydrate ABC transporter permease → MTTSTRPSIPAPTASATARRTQWRRRLPWWAVVAALGLIALLWIYPFLWMLSASFKSPAEIFAGGLGLLPEQMRWENYARAWTDGNFQRYLLNTAVVTVGTVAIVVVRCALAGYVLGRYRFPGSRIILGILVATLFVPTGYTIIPIVKLSMELGLLDQLSGMILALAGGANVAAILIYAGYFRGLPAELEEAAVVDGAGFLRTFTQVMLPLSMPVTATVAVLTFLFTWNAFFLPLVFSFSNPALRTVSVGMQAFVGENSTDWPGMAAAGVISLIPIVALFAFMQRYFVEGIAGSVKS
- a CDS encoding carbohydrate ABC transporter permease, giving the protein MTGSPVLTRPSVDPPAHPRPAEGAARRPGRTARLRRRNLWIYAFLLPTFVLYGMYTLYPMIASYWYSLVEWNGFTADQRFVGIENYRAVLADPMFWSAVRITLVFMLIVAPLRVFGAFFLAILLNSPKLPFSAFFRTMYFLPVVTTTAIVGVVMRFVLDPASGPLSVLAQLLGLGSIDLLGSSSTALATAALVYVWKFFGITLIYWLAALQTVPRDLYEAARIDGAGAVQTFRHITLPLLIPFLLIITVLTVEDCFHAFDLMQTMTAGGPFFSTEIIEIYIYRYAFAATIPQLGFASAAAVLFGLLVLVVVGIQLWVTVIARRSGVRA
- a CDS encoding aldo/keto reductase; translation: MTITPSAPLRTTITIAPDMDIPQLGLGVFQIPPEQVQRVVEEALEVGYRHIDTAAAYNNESGVGAALRAVGLPRDEVVVTTKLRNGEQGYDAALRACSDSLARLGLDRLDLFLIHWPNPEAGLWPETWRAFEQLHAEGTARAVGVSNFLPEHLQELARTADVLPAVNQIELHPTHARGDLAALQAELGIAVESYSPLGQGADLTLPEITRIAEEHHVTPAQVVLRWHVQHGYVVIPKTTSRVRLVENLDVNGFSLTTEQMRRIDALDAGHRIGNDPSTFSISQIR
- a CDS encoding GH39 family glycosyl hydrolase, with the translated sequence MSTTAQPTHANLTSARAFPPNAPSDPGAPHVEVATIDIDAHREVGPLTRLWESVGYDEINWTYTPTGRHLLNTFGGLTTTGYHIRPHYALCSGSGFGIPHWGNGNVYHEDSEGNPHYDFTILDQTYDAIVEAGHHVLVEIGFTPRDLLPPEAQELTVTPSPTVYSAYEAGQWSYPPRDYARWRDLIAALAAHCVERYGTEEVDTWLWELWNEPDIFYWRGTPEQFHELYRATVEGVRSVLPSAKVGGPAVTGGGTEFLHGFLSYTDQHDLPLDFVSFHTKGSSFTPWRVYGPTGGDAPEQQSPSAHKMLYEVRSMLRVMAQFPQYRTLPAIVDECDAGVPAHFSFYDNANFRFQNTEYYPVFQVKLMKKLLDLSDSEGANIQQAMSWSFYFEGERFFEGTRAFLTADRIEKPLLNAYRLLSHLGVSRLAATCDASHGVERLDEAAGRAMPEEVDVLASRHQDGRISAALWRHTDDQYRTDDAPTSVTLRVHGLDPGIHRLTHHRIDERHSNSHTVWQELGAPQVPSPEQLAQIHSREGLEELEAPREVEVGTDGTLTLAVELPLPSVSLLQLEALR
- a CDS encoding GntR family transcriptional regulator translates to MATSKLLTGVETPPALSTVIADRLREMITSGVLAPGERLKEVELADSMAVSRGPVREAISELVREGLVESQRHRGARVITLDDADIEEIYSMRLAIERLAMERCAERISPSALDAMDDVIGRMARVPADAHDNEHVSLDLEFHDLVYAAADHARLQRTWTTLRSQVSMFLNARTDRADFRTKLHVEHQEMRDVLATGDPVAAVGSIEKHIGWTLRQLRKMRDLAHDPAETPPLSGPGPEGKTGL
- a CDS encoding ABC transporter substrate-binding protein; protein product: MRHTPARRSLLLAALALPPALTLGACSSTSSGADEQAGAAGEDAATRSVDHARGTAEVPQSPQRVVVLEPVELDTAVALGTIPVGAAVASNVAGVPTYLGVDGVEPVGTVPEPDLEAIAALAPDLILGTDSRHSDLFAQLEAIAPTVFMQTQADPWQENVLLIGEALGAKDAAQELLDEFDQRCAEIGERFDVSGRTANMIRPRDETTLSLYGPTSFAGGALEAVGLTVPEQDWADGLQADLSPENILEARADYVFVTTVDVDDESTIPPAISDNRDAFPSVTLVDTSYWVSGVGPKGGALVLDDIEQFLDAQQ